From Flavobacterium sp. 102, a single genomic window includes:
- a CDS encoding beta-N-acetylhexosaminidase, producing the protein MTSKFTFFFLLFFNIAFSQNSLPLIPQPKTMQIKDGNFSLKKETLIVADEDSFEAQYLQKAIQQQTGLQLKIVTASKADSKIILKQMHPIDPYWSKERYNISISPKELIITASFNQGAFAAIQTLLQLIPLDKKETFVLPCLNIHDEPKYTWRGMHLDCARHFFSVDFVKKYIDYLAMYKFNTFHWHLTDDQGWRIEIKQYPKLTEVGAWRNGSMIGHYNEQRYDDKRYGGFYTQDQIKEVVAYAQQRHITVVPEIEMPGHAVAALAAYPQYSCTGGPFEVGKQWGVLDDVFCPKEETFTFLENILTEVIALFPSQYIHIGGDECPKIRWKNCPHCQNLMKTERLNDEHELQSYFIQRIEKFVNAKGRKIIGWDEILEGGLAPNAAVMSWRGTEGGIAAAKQKHYVVMSPGSHCYFDHYQGDPKNEPLAFGGYTPVEKVYSFNPTPKELSTEEAKYILGAQANVWTEYIETPKHVEYMIFPRMMALSEVLWGTSNPEKYADFQNRMIQHFSILDKKAINYSRAIFEVTAEVMPKPGGKGVLYLLKTNQSPIGINYTTDGAQPTNQSKVYSQPLEIAKSQTIKAIYFEKGTAKSNITEQQFHIHKATSCLVSLQNQPNGNYTKGGGFTLVDGIKGDKAKFGQHWLGFSGTDLIATIDLGNKQKINRMEIGLLSSPSSWIYFPKKITFWVSEDLMKFEEVKTFSLEEIQKCNGQITVDCDKKNIQFVKVTVENFGTIPDGQPGAGNKAWLFADEITVE; encoded by the coding sequence ATGACTTCCAAATTCACTTTCTTTTTCCTGCTGTTTTTCAATATTGCCTTTTCGCAAAATTCATTGCCTTTGATTCCGCAACCAAAAACAATGCAAATTAAGGATGGCAATTTCAGCCTAAAAAAGGAAACCCTGATTGTGGCAGATGAAGACTCATTTGAAGCGCAATATTTGCAAAAAGCAATTCAACAACAAACAGGTTTACAATTAAAGATTGTTACAGCATCAAAAGCAGATTCTAAAATCATTTTGAAACAAATGCACCCTATTGATCCTTATTGGAGCAAGGAAAGATATAATATAAGTATTTCACCAAAAGAACTAATTATAACAGCTTCGTTTAACCAAGGTGCTTTTGCCGCAATCCAAACCTTACTTCAGTTAATCCCACTCGATAAAAAAGAAACTTTTGTTTTACCGTGTTTAAATATCCATGATGAACCCAAATACACTTGGCGCGGCATGCACCTCGATTGCGCCCGACATTTTTTCTCCGTAGATTTTGTCAAAAAGTATATCGATTATTTAGCGATGTACAAGTTCAACACCTTTCATTGGCACTTAACAGATGACCAAGGTTGGCGCATCGAAATCAAACAATATCCAAAACTCACTGAAGTTGGAGCTTGGCGAAACGGTTCTATGATTGGGCATTACAACGAACAAAGGTATGATGACAAACGCTATGGCGGTTTTTATACGCAAGACCAGATCAAAGAAGTCGTGGCTTATGCTCAACAACGTCACATTACAGTAGTTCCCGAAATCGAAATGCCCGGGCATGCCGTAGCCGCTTTGGCCGCTTATCCGCAATATTCGTGTACCGGCGGGCCATTTGAAGTAGGCAAACAATGGGGCGTTTTAGATGATGTGTTTTGTCCTAAAGAAGAAACGTTCACCTTTTTGGAAAACATTTTAACTGAAGTCATCGCTTTATTTCCATCCCAATACATTCACATTGGTGGCGATGAATGCCCGAAAATACGTTGGAAAAACTGTCCACATTGCCAAAACTTAATGAAAACGGAACGACTAAATGACGAACACGAACTACAAAGTTATTTTATCCAAAGAATTGAAAAATTTGTCAATGCCAAAGGAAGAAAAATTATTGGTTGGGACGAAATTCTAGAAGGCGGTTTGGCACCCAATGCAGCCGTAATGAGTTGGCGAGGTACCGAAGGCGGAATCGCAGCGGCAAAACAAAAACACTACGTTGTAATGTCGCCCGGTTCTCATTGCTATTTCGACCATTACCAAGGCGACCCTAAAAATGAACCGTTAGCTTTTGGCGGTTACACACCGGTCGAAAAAGTGTATTCGTTTAATCCTACGCCAAAGGAATTGTCAACCGAAGAAGCGAAATACATTCTTGGAGCGCAAGCCAATGTGTGGACAGAGTATATTGAAACTCCCAAACATGTAGAATACATGATTTTTCCCAGAATGATGGCGTTATCCGAAGTGCTTTGGGGAACCTCAAATCCGGAAAAGTATGCCGATTTTCAAAACCGCATGATTCAACATTTTTCTATTTTAGATAAAAAAGCAATCAATTATAGTAGAGCAATTTTTGAAGTTACAGCCGAAGTAATGCCTAAACCCGGCGGAAAAGGTGTTTTGTATTTATTGAAAACCAATCAATCGCCCATTGGGATTAACTATACAACCGATGGAGCTCAGCCGACAAATCAGTCTAAAGTATACAGTCAACCGTTAGAAATTGCCAAATCGCAAACTATTAAAGCGATTTATTTTGAAAAAGGTACTGCCAAAAGCAATATAACTGAACAACAATTCCACATTCATAAAGCCACAAGTTGTTTGGTTTCGCTGCAAAATCAACCTAACGGAAATTACACCAAAGGCGGCGGATTTACTTTGGTGGACGGCATCAAAGGCGATAAAGCCAAATTTGGTCAACATTGGCTTGGGTTTTCCGGAACCGATTTAATAGCTACTATCGATTTAGGGAACAAACAAAAAATCAATCGTATGGAAATCGGACTATTGAGCAGTCCTTCGTCATGGATTTATTTCCCCAAAAAAATAACATTTTGGGTTTCGGAAGATCTGATGAAATTTGAGGAAGTTAAAACTTTTTCGTTAGAAGAAATTCAAAAATGCAACGGTCAAATCACCGTAGATTGCGATAAAAAAAATATTCAATTTGTGAAAGTTACAGTCGAAAACTTCGGTACAATTCCCGACGGTCAACCTGGAGCAGGAAATAAAGCGTGGCTTTTTGCAGATGAAATAACAGTAGAATAA
- a CDS encoding glycoside hydrolase family 2 protein: protein MRTLLLKCLIIFLLPMFLWSQNSERNLSSEQWIFRKVNDTNWLPAKVPGTVHTDLLANQIIPDPFFGANEKQLQWIENEDWQYQTTFAISKEELNHQNTILQFDGLDTFAEVTLNGTQILSANNMFRTWKVDVKKMLKVGQNQLKITFASAVKKGKEEAKKLSYTLPGDEKIFTRKAQYHFGWDWGPRFVTAGIYKKAALHFWNNATITNIKINQDLTNDDLAKVEFEIELNSVNEAQYELNINDKTELVNLIKGKNNLSLTYEINNPKLWWSNGLGKAHLYPFEISLTNNNQTIDSRKLNIGLRTIELVQEKDAIGKSFYFKLNGQPVFMKGANYIPPDSFLPRATDSVYKSIVKNAVDANMNMLRVWGGGVYAEDSFYEECDKNGILVWQDFMFACAMYPGDEAFLENVKQEVIDNVTRLQNHPSIALWCGNNENDEGWHNWGWQKQYNYSEQDSIQIWNDYQKLFHELIPQTLDSLLPKNENRYWPSSPSIGWGRQESLLSGDSHYWGVWWGNEPFEMYRQKVGRFMSEYGFQSMPDIKTFQAFAKSDELNFDSEAIKNHQKHPTGYKTINDYMARDYQVPTSFEDYIYVSQLLQAEGMKMAIEAHRTDRKCMGTLFWQLNDCWPVTSWSSVDYYGRWKAFQYEAKRSFENVLISIKEEESSYKAYIVNDDLKPFEGQFDVVLRDFNGKKLWSAKNTGVIPGSSNLVHFEISKDDLERFDLKKAVLSVSFNAENKSASSLFYFVKPKDLQLTNPNLQITKRNELTYEIFSDVLVKNVYLSASEETFFSDNYFDILPGQKVIIKLSKPVKAIQVKSLFDVMKN from the coding sequence ATGAGAACTTTGTTGTTGAAATGTCTGATTATTTTTTTGTTGCCAATGTTTCTTTGGTCACAAAATAGTGAGCGTAATTTAAGTTCGGAGCAATGGATTTTCAGAAAAGTAAACGATACGAATTGGCTTCCGGCTAAAGTTCCGGGAACAGTTCACACCGATTTATTGGCGAACCAAATCATTCCGGATCCATTTTTTGGAGCCAATGAAAAGCAACTGCAATGGATTGAAAACGAAGATTGGCAATACCAAACGACTTTTGCCATTTCAAAAGAAGAACTAAATCATCAAAATACTATTTTGCAATTCGACGGTTTGGATACTTTTGCTGAAGTAACTTTAAACGGAACCCAAATCCTTTCGGCAAACAACATGTTCCGAACTTGGAAAGTTGACGTGAAAAAGATGCTAAAAGTTGGGCAAAACCAACTTAAAATTACGTTTGCTTCCGCCGTAAAAAAAGGAAAAGAAGAAGCTAAGAAACTTAGTTATACTCTCCCCGGAGATGAAAAAATTTTCACCCGAAAAGCGCAATACCATTTCGGCTGGGATTGGGGACCAAGATTCGTCACTGCTGGAATTTATAAGAAAGCAGCGCTTCATTTTTGGAACAATGCGACCATAACCAATATCAAAATCAATCAGGATTTGACCAATGATGACTTGGCGAAAGTTGAATTTGAAATCGAATTGAATAGTGTCAATGAAGCTCAATACGAATTAAATATCAATGATAAGACCGAATTGGTTAACCTCATAAAAGGCAAAAATAATTTGTCGCTAACTTATGAAATCAATAACCCAAAGCTTTGGTGGAGTAACGGTTTAGGCAAAGCGCATTTGTATCCTTTTGAAATTAGTTTAACCAATAACAATCAAACCATTGACAGCAGAAAACTAAACATAGGCTTGCGAACCATTGAATTAGTGCAAGAAAAAGACGCAATTGGCAAAAGTTTTTATTTCAAACTCAATGGTCAGCCGGTATTTATGAAAGGAGCCAATTATATTCCGCCCGATAGTTTTTTACCACGAGCTACCGATTCGGTTTACAAATCTATCGTCAAAAATGCTGTTGATGCCAATATGAATATGCTACGAGTTTGGGGCGGCGGTGTTTATGCCGAAGATAGTTTTTATGAAGAATGTGATAAAAACGGTATTTTAGTTTGGCAGGATTTTATGTTTGCTTGCGCGATGTATCCCGGCGATGAAGCCTTTTTGGAGAATGTAAAACAGGAAGTCATCGACAATGTAACCCGTTTGCAAAACCATCCGAGTATTGCGCTTTGGTGCGGCAATAATGAAAATGATGAAGGCTGGCACAATTGGGGTTGGCAAAAGCAGTATAATTATTCGGAGCAAGATTCCATCCAAATTTGGAATGATTACCAAAAATTATTTCACGAATTGATTCCGCAAACGTTAGACAGTTTATTACCCAAGAATGAAAACCGTTATTGGCCATCATCACCATCAATTGGTTGGGGGCGACAAGAAAGTTTACTCAGTGGTGATTCGCATTATTGGGGTGTTTGGTGGGGCAATGAACCTTTTGAAATGTATCGTCAGAAAGTTGGGCGTTTCATGAGCGAATATGGTTTTCAAAGCATGCCGGATATTAAAACGTTTCAGGCTTTCGCCAAAAGTGACGAACTGAACTTCGATTCGGAAGCGATTAAAAATCACCAAAAACATCCAACCGGTTACAAAACCATCAACGATTATATGGCGCGTGATTACCAAGTGCCAACGAGCTTTGAAGATTATATTTATGTTTCCCAATTGTTACAAGCCGAAGGCATGAAAATGGCGATTGAAGCGCATCGAACGGATCGAAAATGTATGGGAACATTGTTTTGGCAATTGAATGATTGTTGGCCGGTGACTTCGTGGAGTTCGGTGGATTATTATGGTCGTTGGAAAGCGTTTCAATATGAGGCGAAGCGGAGTTTTGAAAATGTTTTGATTTCAATTAAGGAAGAAGAAAGTAGCTATAAAGCTTATATTGTCAATGATGATTTGAAACCGTTTGAAGGTCAATTTGATGTAGTTTTGCGCGATTTTAATGGTAAAAAACTTTGGTCTGCAAAAAATACTGGAGTTATTCCGGGAAGCTCAAATTTGGTTCATTTTGAAATTTCTAAAGATGATTTAGAAAGGTTTGATTTGAAAAAAGCAGTGCTTTCTGTTTCGTTTAATGCTGAAAATAAATCAGCGAGTTCCCTTTTCTATTTTGTAAAGCCTAAAGATTTGCAATTGACCAACCCTAACCTCCAAATTACAAAGCGTAATGAACTGACTTATGAAATATTTTCTGATGTGTTGGTCAAAAATGTGTATTTGTCAGCTTCGGAGGAAACTTTTTTCAGTGATAATTATTTTGATATTTTGCCGGGTCAGAAAGTGATAATTAAATTATCTAAACCGGTCAAAGCCATTCAGGTTAAGAGCTTGTTTGACGTTATGAAAAACTGA
- a CDS encoding deoxynucleoside kinase produces the protein MHIAVAGNIGAGKTTLTRFLAKHFKWEPHFEDVVDNPYLDDFYHQMERWSFNLQIYFLNSRFRQVLQIRESGKNIIQDRTIYEDAHIFAPNLHAMGLMTNRDFQNYTDLFELMEGLVGSPDLLIYLRSSIPNLVSQIHKRGRDYENTISIDYLSRLNERYEAWITTYDKGKLLIIDVDNVDFVNNPEDLGMIINRIDAEINGLF, from the coding sequence ATGCACATAGCAGTAGCAGGAAATATAGGAGCAGGAAAGACCACATTAACCCGATTTTTAGCCAAACATTTTAAATGGGAACCTCATTTTGAAGACGTAGTTGACAATCCGTATTTGGATGATTTTTACCACCAAATGGAACGCTGGTCCTTCAACTTGCAAATTTATTTCTTGAATTCGCGTTTTCGCCAAGTGTTGCAAATTCGCGAAAGCGGCAAAAACATCATTCAAGACAGAACGATTTACGAAGACGCACATATTTTTGCGCCCAACTTACACGCTATGGGTTTGATGACCAACAGAGATTTTCAAAACTATACTGATCTTTTTGAACTGATGGAAGGTTTGGTTGGTTCGCCTGATCTATTGATTTATTTAAGAAGTTCGATTCCCAATTTGGTTTCCCAAATTCACAAACGTGGTCGTGATTACGAAAACACCATTTCGATTGACTATTTGAGCCGATTGAACGAACGCTACGAAGCTTGGATTACGACTTACGACAAAGGAAAACTATTGATTATTGATGTAGACAATGTTGATTTTGTCAACAATCCGGAAGATTTAGGTATGATTATCAACCGAATTGACGCAGAAATTAACGGTTTGTTTTAA
- a CDS encoding sodium-translocating pyrophosphatase translates to MESMMIYVPIVMALIGLAFMAIKRSWVLKQDAGDGKMKEISDYIYEGALAFLKAEYRLLAVFVVIASVVLAGITFIPGVKTHMLIVIAFIFGAFFSALAGNMGMKIATKTNVRTTQAARTSLPQALKVSFGGGTVMGLGVAGLAVLGLTAFFIVFFHFFMNGVWTSTDDMTIVLETLAGFSLGAESIALFARVGGGIYTKAADVGADLVGKVEAGIPEDDPRNPATIADNVGDNVGDVAGMGADLFGSYVATVLAAMVLGNYVIKDMGGKIEDAFGGIGPILLPMAIAGFGILFSIIGTMLVKISSDDAKEKQVQGALNVGNWVSIVLTAISCFFLVQYMLPEVMTMEFFGEGAQQISSMRVFYATIVGLVVGGVISSVTEYYTGLGTKPVLAIVQKSSTGAGTNVIAGLATGMISTFPTVLLFAGAIWASYAFAGFYGVALAASAMMATTAMQLAIDAFGPISDNAGGIAEMSELPKEVRTRTDILDSVGNTTAATGKGFAIASAALTSLALFAAYVTFTGIDGINIFKAPVLAMLFVGGMIPVVFSALAMNSVGKAAMDMVYEVRRQFKEIPGIMEGTGKPEYGKCVEISTKAALREMMLPGVLTIGFPIAIVLLGKLVYADNNQLIAEMLGGYMAGVTVSGVLWAVFQNNAGGAWDNAKKSFEAGVEINGEMTYKGSDAHKAAVTGDTVGDPFKDTSGPSMNILIKLTCLIGLVIAPILGGHEAGAATEKAATCCVAEGKCISMSKEECVAKGCTNATCEHMAVKQAVTETVSNEISIEKVNVNGKVKATVTKTINGTATTETFEGTDVEVSAKIEEFKKK, encoded by the coding sequence ATGGAATCAATGATGATTTATGTGCCGATAGTAATGGCATTAATTGGATTAGCTTTTATGGCTATCAAAAGGTCTTGGGTTTTAAAACAAGATGCAGGTGATGGCAAAATGAAAGAGATATCAGATTATATTTATGAAGGTGCCTTGGCTTTCCTTAAAGCAGAATACAGATTATTGGCTGTTTTCGTAGTTATTGCCAGTGTTGTTTTAGCCGGAATTACTTTTATTCCAGGTGTTAAAACGCATATGTTAATTGTAATAGCCTTTATTTTCGGAGCTTTCTTTTCGGCATTAGCCGGAAATATGGGAATGAAAATCGCTACTAAAACTAACGTAAGAACGACTCAAGCTGCTCGTACAAGTTTGCCGCAAGCTTTGAAAGTTTCTTTCGGTGGTGGAACAGTAATGGGATTAGGAGTTGCCGGTTTAGCCGTTTTAGGTTTAACGGCCTTCTTTATAGTTTTCTTTCACTTCTTTATGAATGGCGTATGGACATCTACAGATGACATGACTATTGTTTTGGAAACATTAGCCGGTTTCTCTCTTGGAGCAGAATCTATTGCTTTGTTTGCTCGTGTTGGTGGCGGTATTTATACCAAAGCGGCTGACGTTGGTGCTGACTTAGTAGGTAAAGTTGAAGCTGGTATTCCTGAAGATGATCCAAGAAATCCTGCTACTATTGCAGATAACGTTGGTGACAACGTTGGTGACGTTGCCGGAATGGGTGCCGATTTATTCGGTTCTTATGTAGCAACGGTTTTAGCTGCTATGGTTTTAGGGAACTACGTAATCAAAGATATGGGCGGAAAAATCGAAGACGCTTTCGGTGGTATTGGTCCAATTTTATTGCCAATGGCAATCGCAGGTTTCGGAATCTTATTCTCTATCATCGGAACGATGTTAGTAAAAATATCAAGTGATGACGCTAAAGAAAAACAAGTACAAGGTGCGTTAAACGTTGGAAACTGGGTTTCTATTGTTTTAACCGCTATTTCATGTTTCTTCTTAGTACAATATATGTTGCCTGAAGTAATGACTATGGAATTCTTCGGAGAAGGCGCACAACAAATCTCTTCAATGAGAGTATTCTACGCTACAATCGTTGGATTAGTAGTGGGTGGAGTTATTTCTTCTGTAACAGAATACTACACAGGTTTAGGTACAAAACCGGTTTTGGCTATTGTACAAAAATCTTCAACTGGTGCAGGAACTAACGTAATCGCTGGTTTAGCGACTGGTATGATTTCAACCTTCCCAACCGTATTATTATTCGCCGGTGCTATTTGGGCTTCTTATGCTTTTGCAGGTTTCTACGGTGTGGCTTTAGCGGCTTCAGCGATGATGGCTACAACGGCTATGCAGTTGGCAATCGACGCCTTCGGACCAATCTCTGACAATGCTGGTGGTATTGCTGAAATGAGTGAATTACCAAAAGAAGTTAGAACTAGAACAGACATCTTGGATTCAGTAGGTAACACTACTGCTGCAACAGGAAAAGGATTTGCTATCGCTTCTGCGGCGTTAACATCATTGGCTTTATTTGCGGCGTATGTGACTTTCACAGGAATTGATGGTATCAATATCTTCAAAGCGCCTGTATTAGCGATGTTATTCGTTGGAGGTATGATTCCGGTTGTGTTCTCTGCTTTGGCAATGAATTCGGTAGGTAAAGCTGCGATGGACATGGTATATGAAGTACGTCGTCAGTTTAAAGAAATTCCGGGTATCATGGAAGGTACAGGAAAACCTGAATATGGTAAATGTGTTGAGATTTCTACTAAAGCGGCTTTAAGAGAAATGATGTTGCCAGGTGTTTTAACTATAGGTTTCCCAATTGCAATTGTATTATTAGGTAAATTAGTTTATGCTGATAACAACCAATTAATCGCTGAAATGTTAGGTGGTTATATGGCCGGAGTTACTGTTTCTGGTGTACTTTGGGCTGTGTTCCAAAACAACGCCGGTGGTGCTTGGGATAATGCTAAAAAATCTTTCGAAGCGGGTGTTGAAATCAACGGAGAAATGACATATAAAGGTTCTGATGCTCACAAAGCGGCTGTAACCGGAGATACTGTGGGTGATCCATTTAAAGATACTTCGGGTCCATCGATGAACATCTTAATCAAATTAACTTGTTTGATTGGATTGGTAATCGCTCCAATCTTAGGTGGTCATGAAGCTGGTGCTGCAACTGAAAAAGCAGCTACTTGTTGTGTTGCTGAAGGAAAATGTATTTCAATGTCAAAAGAAGAGTGTGTTGCTAAAGGTTGTACAAACGCTACCTGTGAACACATGGCAGTAAAGCAAGCAGTAACCGAAACAGTTTCAAATGAAATTTCTATCGAAAAAGTAAACGTTAACGGTAAAGTAAAAGCAACTGTAACCAAAACAATTAATGGTACTGCTACAACCGAAACTTTCGAAGGAACTGATGTTGAAGTTTCAGCTAAAATTGAAGAATTTAAAAAGAAATAA
- a CDS encoding DNA-3-methyladenine glycosylase: MEAIAYLVENDEVFQKLHQQYGNPYIPSRPEGFQTLCKLILEQQVSIESARACYVKIENTLGDVAPKTIISTLEEILRNCGVSRQKTIYLKALAEAILDKTLVLETLSQKQPDEVRSELIKIKGIGNWTIDVYLMFSLQSPDILPIGDIAVVNTIKELYGCQDKEAMILLAENWKPYRSMATFFLWHHYLVKRNRKFIV, translated from the coding sequence ATGGAAGCGATAGCTTATTTGGTAGAGAATGATGAAGTTTTTCAAAAATTGCACCAACAATACGGCAATCCCTATATTCCATCGAGACCGGAAGGTTTTCAAACGTTGTGCAAACTTATTTTAGAACAGCAAGTTTCAATAGAATCGGCGCGTGCTTGTTATGTGAAAATCGAAAATACTTTAGGCGATGTTGCTCCGAAAACCATAATTTCAACTTTGGAAGAAATACTTCGAAATTGTGGTGTCAGTCGGCAAAAGACGATTTATTTAAAAGCTTTGGCGGAAGCCATTTTAGACAAAACCTTAGTGTTAGAAACGCTTTCTCAAAAACAGCCGGACGAAGTCAGAAGTGAATTAATTAAAATTAAAGGCATCGGCAATTGGACGATTGATGTCTATCTAATGTTCTCGTTGCAATCGCCGGATATCCTTCCGATAGGCGATATTGCGGTGGTCAATACCATTAAAGAATTGTATGGTTGTCAAGATAAAGAAGCGATGATTTTGTTGGCTGAAAATTGGAAACCTTACCGCAGTATGGCGACTTTCTTCCTTTGGCATCATTATTTGGTCAAGCGAAACCGCAAGTTTATCGTCTAG
- a CDS encoding copper homeostasis protein CutC, which translates to MAKKSISSNRKLEIACFNIKSALVAQENGADRVELCDGFEVGGTTPDFETIRQARENLSIDLYVMIRPRGGNFIYSDEEFKQMQLDILALKELKADGFVFGILNEDSTVNLEQNKILVDLAKPFPCTFHRAFDEVMDAFEALEQTIDCGFTTILTSGQAQNVTEGMDFLAELVKVANNRIIIMPGGGLRSNNIENLQQNTKAIFYHSSAITNGSETPNPKEILALKAKLR; encoded by the coding sequence GTGGCCAAAAAATCAATATCCTCTAATAGAAAATTAGAAATCGCTTGTTTCAACATAAAATCAGCCCTAGTCGCTCAAGAAAATGGTGCTGATAGAGTTGAGCTTTGTGACGGATTTGAAGTTGGCGGAACAACACCTGATTTTGAAACTATAAGACAAGCCAGAGAAAATTTAAGCATCGATTTGTATGTCATGATTCGACCGCGAGGTGGAAACTTTATCTATTCTGATGAAGAATTCAAACAAATGCAATTGGATATTTTGGCTTTAAAAGAATTAAAAGCGGACGGTTTTGTTTTCGGGATTTTAAATGAAGATAGTACTGTTAATTTGGAACAGAATAAAATTTTAGTCGATTTGGCCAAGCCATTTCCATGCACCTTTCACCGCGCTTTTGACGAAGTAATGGATGCTTTTGAAGCCTTGGAACAAACCATCGACTGCGGTTTTACAACCATTCTGACTTCGGGTCAAGCCCAAAATGTAACAGAAGGAATGGATTTTCTAGCCGAATTGGTGAAAGTAGCTAATAATAGAATTATTATCATGCCTGGCGGAGGTTTACGCTCAAATAATATTGAAAATCTTCAACAAAACACCAAAGCTATTTTCTATCATTCTTCAGCCATCACTAACGGAAGTGAAACACCTAATCCCAAAGAAATACTTGCGTTAAAAGCTAAATTGAGATGA
- a CDS encoding isoaspartyl peptidase/L-asparaginase family protein, with the protein MSNRRNFIKTAAVGSVALALNSFTSKEENSAKPKGKINKPIVISTWNFGVQANGAAWEILKNNGRALDAVEAGVKIPEADPKERSVGYGGRPDRDGKVTLDACIMDEFSNIGSVAALEHIKHPISVARAVMEKTPHVMLVGDGALQFALSQGFKKENLLVEDSKKEWKEWLKTSQYKPIANIENHDTIGMIALDSHGNLSGACTTSGMAFKMHGRVGDSPIIGAGLYVDNEIGAATATGHGEEVIRIAGCHLVVELMRQGKSPRQACEEAVSRIVKLTKNRNKNLKDIQVGFIALDKQGNYGAYCIQGGFNYAVNDNSGNKLVDADYFLK; encoded by the coding sequence ATGTCAAATCGAAGAAATTTTATCAAAACGGCCGCAGTCGGTTCAGTGGCTTTAGCTTTAAATTCTTTTACATCAAAAGAGGAAAATTCGGCAAAGCCAAAGGGCAAAATCAACAAGCCCATCGTCATTTCAACGTGGAATTTCGGCGTACAAGCCAATGGTGCTGCATGGGAAATTCTAAAAAATAACGGACGAGCTTTAGATGCAGTCGAAGCCGGTGTAAAAATTCCTGAAGCCGATCCCAAAGAAAGAAGCGTCGGCTACGGCGGAAGACCTGACCGAGACGGAAAAGTGACCCTCGATGCTTGTATTATGGACGAGTTTTCGAATATTGGTTCGGTAGCGGCTTTGGAACACATTAAGCATCCTATTTCTGTCGCACGTGCTGTGATGGAAAAAACGCCGCATGTGATGTTGGTAGGCGATGGTGCTTTGCAATTTGCGTTGTCGCAAGGATTCAAAAAAGAAAATCTCTTAGTTGAAGACTCCAAAAAAGAATGGAAGGAATGGCTCAAAACCAGTCAATACAAACCGATAGCCAATATTGAAAATCACGATACGATTGGCATGATTGCGTTAGACAGCCACGGTAATCTTTCAGGTGCATGCACAACGAGCGGAATGGCTTTTAAAATGCATGGTAGAGTTGGCGATTCACCAATAATCGGAGCCGGGTTGTATGTCGATAATGAAATTGGTGCAGCTACAGCAACCGGTCATGGCGAAGAAGTAATTCGTATCGCCGGCTGTCATTTGGTAGTCGAGTTGATGCGACAAGGAAAATCACCACGACAAGCTTGTGAAGAAGCAGTTTCGCGCATTGTAAAACTGACCAAAAACAGAAACAAAAACCTCAAAGACATTCAAGTAGGTTTCATCGCGCTCGACAAACAAGGGAATTACGGGGCCTATTGTATTCAAGGCGGATTTAATTATGCTGTCAATGACAATTCCGGAAACAAGTTGGTTGACGCTGACTACTTTTTAAAATAA
- a CDS encoding glycosyltransferase family 2 protein: protein MAIKTLSILIPAYNEGPTIYRILDKIKAVSLINAIEKEVIIVNDCSTDNTFESVQTYIQTYPEFNIVLLEHSKNKGKGAALHTGIEKATGEVIVIQDADLEYDPQEYNILLKPIVDEVADVVYGSRFMGGKPHRILFFWHSIGNKFLTFLSNMFSNLNLTDMETCYKMFRADVLKSITLEEKRFGFEPEVTQKVARIPKIRIYEVGISYYGRTFEEGKKISWRDGFHAIYCILKYGIFK from the coding sequence ATGGCGATTAAAACCCTTTCTATCTTAATTCCTGCCTACAACGAAGGTCCAACTATTTATAGAATATTGGACAAAATAAAAGCCGTTTCACTGATTAATGCTATTGAAAAAGAAGTCATTATTGTGAATGATTGCAGTACGGATAACACGTTTGAAAGCGTTCAAACTTATATCCAAACCTATCCCGAGTTCAACATTGTTCTTTTGGAACATTCCAAAAACAAAGGGAAAGGCGCGGCATTACACACCGGAATTGAAAAAGCCACCGGAGAAGTAATTGTCATTCAAGACGCCGATTTGGAATACGATCCGCAAGAATACAATATCCTTTTAAAACCTATAGTCGATGAAGTTGCCGATGTGGTTTACGGCAGTCGCTTTATGGGCGGAAAACCGCATCGCATTTTGTTCTTTTGGCACAGTATAGGAAATAAATTTTTGACTTTTTTGAGCAATATGTTTTCCAATTTGAACTTAACCGACATGGAAACTTGCTATAAAATGTTTCGTGCCGATGTTTTAAAATCGATTACACTCGAAGAAAAACGATTTGGTTTTGAGCCGGAAGTAACTCAGAAAGTTGCACGCATTCCCAAAATCAGAATCTATGAAGTTGGAATTAGTTATTACGGAAGGACTTTTGAAGAAGGAAAAAAAATCAGTTGGCGAGACGGTTTTCATGCCATTTATTGTATTTTGAAGTACGGGATTTTCAAATAA